A section of the Telopea speciosissima isolate NSW1024214 ecotype Mountain lineage chromosome 3, Tspe_v1, whole genome shotgun sequence genome encodes:
- the LOC122656473 gene encoding B3 domain-containing protein Os01g0905400-like isoform X10, producing the protein MGYKNDVCTECTKKCLLIHGKRESSPTVTSFFKVLVGDGFSEVLFIPPKFARTVSSMLGRKTYLEDSSGQRWSVKVSTIDGSLAFRQGWDEFASDHFLENGQFLVFTYIIGSHFVVQIYDKSGCEKLNFSQKLTSGGKKAKPKLCSDHLPSDGRKPVPMEAHFPMVDRGYMNEQGSSSTVPSSSNIEIIDSDDKDAEKTVMAAKCNSLCDISRERPKSDATVDCTEVPFYIIDRDFTTEQDETRTALFDLSNFEILRDQSGANRMENVSVAVGKETSSYRQGDPEKPQASVGEGTVHKDPVAVNESCGQASFDVSDLEVTEMECSAEVIDKVPSKFKKDSCCHHASLRPQIPSSGQPDEKKSGNPDMSKIVFGQYPLATRRNINDLGTKSVVKVKMEEAPLIGSSGSVPQIITKVPGCFGAPAALEGEKVKMEEAPLIGSSGSVPQIITKVPGYFGAPVALEGEKGKGLKVVKKEDGGMMKEANVCLTGKISKTSKEESGEKFSHGSKDKGSTYISVKTEPMDSDDFSSSDLIDFCDSVTAVTQSWLELPTVSVSWKGKLRMDRKLVLLRDPAMKVWAVLYHERPGFRVLTSGWEAFAKANNIQPGDTCIFGVESRSEGLFRVNIVRRSLHL; encoded by the exons atgGGTTACAAGAATGACGTATGCACGGAATGTACTAAAAAATGCTTGTTGATCCATGGAAAGAGAGAATCTTCTCCTACGGTTACTTCGTTCTTCAAAGTCTTGGTTGGTGATGGCTTCTCCGAAGTTCTG TTCATCCCTCCTAAATTTGCACGCACGGTTAGCTCCATGCTTGGTCGAAAAACTTATCTGGAAGACTCGAGTGGACAACGTTGGAGTGTCAAAGTATCCACTATTGATGGCTCCTTAGCTTTTCGACAAGGGTGGGATGAATTTGCATCAGATCATTTTCTGGAAAATGGGCAGTTTTTAGTATTCACTTACATTATTGGATCACACTTTGTGGTTCAAATATATGATAAAAGTGGATGTGAAAAGTTAAATTTCTCTCAGAAACTGACGAGTGGCGGGAAAAAGGCTAAGCCTAAGCTTTGCTCTGATCATTTGCCTTCAGATGGCAGAAAACCTGTTCCTATGGAGGCTCATTTTCCAATGGTTGATAGAGGTTATATGAATGAGCAGGGCTCAAGTTCAACAGTACCTTCTTCATCTAATATTGAAATAATTGACAGTGATGATAAAGATGCTGAGAAGACAGTGATGGCTGCTAAATGCAATTCTCTTTGTGATATTAGCCGAGAAAGACCTAAATCCGATGCAACAGTAGACTGCACAGAAGTTCCATTCTACATAATCGATAGAGACTTCACAACCGAACAAGATGAAACCAGGACTGCCCTTTTTGATTTGTCGAACTTTGAAATATTGAGAGACCAATCTGGGGCCAATCGAATGGAGAATGTGTCAGTTGCTGTTGGAAAGGAAACATCTTCCTATCGTCAGGGGGACCCAGAAAAACCTCAAGCCTCAGTTGGAGAAGGCACTGTACATAAAGATCCAGTGGCTGTTAATGAATCCTGTGGACAAGCTTCTTTTGATGTATCTGACTTGGAAGTGACTGAGATGGAATGCAGTGCTGAAGTTATAGACAAA GTGCcctcaaaattcaaaaaggaTTCCTGTTGCCACCATGCCTCTTTGCGACCCCAAATTCCATCTTCAGGGCAGCCTGATGAAAAGAAGAGCGGGAACCCTGATATGTCCAAGATTGTCTTTGGCCAATATCCTCTTGCTACGAGACGGAACATCAATGATTTGG gaaccaagtcagtggtTAAAGTCAAAATGGAAGAAGCTCCCCTTATCGGAAGCAGTGGAAGTGTTCCACAGATTATCACTAAAGTACCTGGGTGCTTTGGTGCTCCAGCTGCCTTGGAAGGAGAAAAGG TCAAAATGGAAGAAGCTCCCCTTATCGGAAGCAGTGGAAGTGTTCCACAGATTATCACTAAAGTACCTGGGTACTTTGGTGCTCCAGTTGCCTTGGAAGGAGAAAAGG GGAAAGGGCTGAAGGTAGTTAAGAAAGAGGATGGAGGAATGATGAAGGAAGCCAatg TGTGTTTGACAGGGAAGATATCCAAGACAAGTAAAGAAGAGTCTGGGGAGAAATTTAGTCATGGTTCCAAAGACAAGGGAAGCACTTACATATCTGTGAAAACAGAACCAATGGATTCAGATGATTTCTCATCATCCGATTTGATCGATTTTTGCGATTCAGTGACGGCAGTAACTCAGTCTTGGCTT GAGTTGCCAACAGTTTCAGTTTCGTGGAAGGGGAAGTTAAGAATGGATAGGAAGTTAGTGCTCCTTCGTGATCCAGCCATGAAAGTGTGGGCAGTCCTCTATCACGAAAGACCTGGGTTCAGAGTCTTAACCAGCGGGTGGGAAGCTTTCGCCAAGGCAAACAACATTCAACCAGGAGATACATGCATTTTTGGAGTTGAAAGTCGATCAGAAGGTCTATTCCGTGTGAATATTGTCAGGAG AAGTTTGCACTTGTAA
- the LOC122656473 gene encoding B3 domain-containing protein Os01g0905400-like isoform X13: protein MGYKNDVCTECTKKCLLIHGKRESSPTVTSFFKVLVGDGFSEVLFIPPKFARTVSSMLGRKTYLEDSSGQRWSVKVSTIDGSLAFRQGWDEFASDHFLENGQFLVFTYIIGSHFVVQIYDKSGCEKLNFSQKLTSGGKKAKPKLCSDHLPSDGRKPVPMEAHFPMVDRGYMNEQGSSSTVPSSSNIEIIDSDDKDAEKTVMAAKCNSLCDISRERPKSDATVDCTEVPFYIIDRDFTTEQDETRTALFDLSNFEILRDQSGANRMENVSVAVGKETSSYRQGDPEKPQASVGEGTVHKDPVAVNESCGQASFDVSDLEVTEMECSAEVIDKVPSKFKKDSCCHHASLRPQIPSSGQPDEKKSGNPDMSKIVFGQYPLATRRNINDLGTKSVVKVKMEEAPLIGSSGSVPQIITKVPGYFGAPVALEGEKGKGLKVVKKEDGGMMKEANVCLTGKISKTSKEESGEKFSHGSKDKGSTYISVKTEPMDSDDFSSSDLIDFCDSVTAVTQSWLELPTVSVSWKGKLRMDRKLVLLRDPAMKVWAVLYHERPGFRVLTSGWEAFAKANNIQPGDTCIFGVESRSEGLFRVNIVRRSLHL from the exons atgGGTTACAAGAATGACGTATGCACGGAATGTACTAAAAAATGCTTGTTGATCCATGGAAAGAGAGAATCTTCTCCTACGGTTACTTCGTTCTTCAAAGTCTTGGTTGGTGATGGCTTCTCCGAAGTTCTG TTCATCCCTCCTAAATTTGCACGCACGGTTAGCTCCATGCTTGGTCGAAAAACTTATCTGGAAGACTCGAGTGGACAACGTTGGAGTGTCAAAGTATCCACTATTGATGGCTCCTTAGCTTTTCGACAAGGGTGGGATGAATTTGCATCAGATCATTTTCTGGAAAATGGGCAGTTTTTAGTATTCACTTACATTATTGGATCACACTTTGTGGTTCAAATATATGATAAAAGTGGATGTGAAAAGTTAAATTTCTCTCAGAAACTGACGAGTGGCGGGAAAAAGGCTAAGCCTAAGCTTTGCTCTGATCATTTGCCTTCAGATGGCAGAAAACCTGTTCCTATGGAGGCTCATTTTCCAATGGTTGATAGAGGTTATATGAATGAGCAGGGCTCAAGTTCAACAGTACCTTCTTCATCTAATATTGAAATAATTGACAGTGATGATAAAGATGCTGAGAAGACAGTGATGGCTGCTAAATGCAATTCTCTTTGTGATATTAGCCGAGAAAGACCTAAATCCGATGCAACAGTAGACTGCACAGAAGTTCCATTCTACATAATCGATAGAGACTTCACAACCGAACAAGATGAAACCAGGACTGCCCTTTTTGATTTGTCGAACTTTGAAATATTGAGAGACCAATCTGGGGCCAATCGAATGGAGAATGTGTCAGTTGCTGTTGGAAAGGAAACATCTTCCTATCGTCAGGGGGACCCAGAAAAACCTCAAGCCTCAGTTGGAGAAGGCACTGTACATAAAGATCCAGTGGCTGTTAATGAATCCTGTGGACAAGCTTCTTTTGATGTATCTGACTTGGAAGTGACTGAGATGGAATGCAGTGCTGAAGTTATAGACAAA GTGCcctcaaaattcaaaaaggaTTCCTGTTGCCACCATGCCTCTTTGCGACCCCAAATTCCATCTTCAGGGCAGCCTGATGAAAAGAAGAGCGGGAACCCTGATATGTCCAAGATTGTCTTTGGCCAATATCCTCTTGCTACGAGACGGAACATCAATGATTTGG gaaccaagtcagtggtAAAAGTCAAAATGGAAGAAGCTCCCCTTATCGGAAGCAGTGGAAGTGTTCCACAGATTATCACTAAAGTACCTGGGTACTTTGGTGCTCCAGTTGCCTTGGAAGGAGAAAAGG GGAAAGGGCTGAAGGTAGTTAAGAAAGAGGATGGAGGAATGATGAAGGAAGCCAatg TGTGTTTGACAGGGAAGATATCCAAGACAAGTAAAGAAGAGTCTGGGGAGAAATTTAGTCATGGTTCCAAAGACAAGGGAAGCACTTACATATCTGTGAAAACAGAACCAATGGATTCAGATGATTTCTCATCATCCGATTTGATCGATTTTTGCGATTCAGTGACGGCAGTAACTCAGTCTTGGCTT GAGTTGCCAACAGTTTCAGTTTCGTGGAAGGGGAAGTTAAGAATGGATAGGAAGTTAGTGCTCCTTCGTGATCCAGCCATGAAAGTGTGGGCAGTCCTCTATCACGAAAGACCTGGGTTCAGAGTCTTAACCAGCGGGTGGGAAGCTTTCGCCAAGGCAAACAACATTCAACCAGGAGATACATGCATTTTTGGAGTTGAAAGTCGATCAGAAGGTCTATTCCGTGTGAATATTGTCAGGAG AAGTTTGCACTTGTAA
- the LOC122656473 gene encoding B3 domain-containing protein Os01g0905400-like isoform X7, with amino-acid sequence MGYKNDVCTECTKKCLLIHGKRESSPTVTSFFKVLVGDGFSEVLFIPPKFARTVSSMLGRKTYLEDSSGQRWSVKVSTIDGSLAFRQGWDEFASDHFLENGQFLVFTYIIGSHFVVQIYDKSGCEKLNFSQKLTSGGKKAKPKLCSDHLPSDGRKPVPMEAHFPMVDRGYMNEQGSSSTVPSSSNIEIIDSDDKDAEKTVMAAKCNSLCDISRERPKSDATVDCTEVPFYIIDRDFTTEQDETRTALFDLSNFEILRDQSGANRMENVSVAVGKETSSYRQGDPEKPQASVGEGTVHKDPVAVNESCGQASFDVSDLEVTEMECSAEVIDKVPSKFKKDSCCHHASLRPQIPSSGQPDEKKSGNPDMSKIVFGQYPLATRRNINDLGTKSVVKVKMEEAPLIGSSGSVPQIITKVPGCFGAPAALEGEKGTKSVVKVKMEEAPLIGSSGSVPQIITKVPGYFGAPVALEGEKGKGLKVVKKEDGGMMKEANVCLTGKISKTSKEESGEKFSHGSKDKGSTYISVKTEPMDSDDFSSSDLIDFCDSVTAVTQSWLELPTVSVSWKGKLRMDRKLVLLRDPAMKVWAVLYHERPGFRVLTSGWEAFAKANNIQPGDTCIFGVESRSEGLFRVNIVRRSLHL; translated from the exons atgGGTTACAAGAATGACGTATGCACGGAATGTACTAAAAAATGCTTGTTGATCCATGGAAAGAGAGAATCTTCTCCTACGGTTACTTCGTTCTTCAAAGTCTTGGTTGGTGATGGCTTCTCCGAAGTTCTG TTCATCCCTCCTAAATTTGCACGCACGGTTAGCTCCATGCTTGGTCGAAAAACTTATCTGGAAGACTCGAGTGGACAACGTTGGAGTGTCAAAGTATCCACTATTGATGGCTCCTTAGCTTTTCGACAAGGGTGGGATGAATTTGCATCAGATCATTTTCTGGAAAATGGGCAGTTTTTAGTATTCACTTACATTATTGGATCACACTTTGTGGTTCAAATATATGATAAAAGTGGATGTGAAAAGTTAAATTTCTCTCAGAAACTGACGAGTGGCGGGAAAAAGGCTAAGCCTAAGCTTTGCTCTGATCATTTGCCTTCAGATGGCAGAAAACCTGTTCCTATGGAGGCTCATTTTCCAATGGTTGATAGAGGTTATATGAATGAGCAGGGCTCAAGTTCAACAGTACCTTCTTCATCTAATATTGAAATAATTGACAGTGATGATAAAGATGCTGAGAAGACAGTGATGGCTGCTAAATGCAATTCTCTTTGTGATATTAGCCGAGAAAGACCTAAATCCGATGCAACAGTAGACTGCACAGAAGTTCCATTCTACATAATCGATAGAGACTTCACAACCGAACAAGATGAAACCAGGACTGCCCTTTTTGATTTGTCGAACTTTGAAATATTGAGAGACCAATCTGGGGCCAATCGAATGGAGAATGTGTCAGTTGCTGTTGGAAAGGAAACATCTTCCTATCGTCAGGGGGACCCAGAAAAACCTCAAGCCTCAGTTGGAGAAGGCACTGTACATAAAGATCCAGTGGCTGTTAATGAATCCTGTGGACAAGCTTCTTTTGATGTATCTGACTTGGAAGTGACTGAGATGGAATGCAGTGCTGAAGTTATAGACAAA GTGCcctcaaaattcaaaaaggaTTCCTGTTGCCACCATGCCTCTTTGCGACCCCAAATTCCATCTTCAGGGCAGCCTGATGAAAAGAAGAGCGGGAACCCTGATATGTCCAAGATTGTCTTTGGCCAATATCCTCTTGCTACGAGACGGAACATCAATGATTTGG gaaccaagtcagtggtTAAAGTCAAAATGGAAGAAGCTCCCCTTATCGGAAGCAGTGGAAGTGTTCCACAGATTATCACTAAAGTACCTGGGTGCTTTGGTGCTCCAGCTGCCTTGGAAGGAGAAAAGG gaaccaagtcagtggtAAAAGTCAAAATGGAAGAAGCTCCCCTTATCGGAAGCAGTGGAAGTGTTCCACAGATTATCACTAAAGTACCTGGGTACTTTGGTGCTCCAGTTGCCTTGGAAGGAGAAAAGG GGAAAGGGCTGAAGGTAGTTAAGAAAGAGGATGGAGGAATGATGAAGGAAGCCAatg TGTGTTTGACAGGGAAGATATCCAAGACAAGTAAAGAAGAGTCTGGGGAGAAATTTAGTCATGGTTCCAAAGACAAGGGAAGCACTTACATATCTGTGAAAACAGAACCAATGGATTCAGATGATTTCTCATCATCCGATTTGATCGATTTTTGCGATTCAGTGACGGCAGTAACTCAGTCTTGGCTT GAGTTGCCAACAGTTTCAGTTTCGTGGAAGGGGAAGTTAAGAATGGATAGGAAGTTAGTGCTCCTTCGTGATCCAGCCATGAAAGTGTGGGCAGTCCTCTATCACGAAAGACCTGGGTTCAGAGTCTTAACCAGCGGGTGGGAAGCTTTCGCCAAGGCAAACAACATTCAACCAGGAGATACATGCATTTTTGGAGTTGAAAGTCGATCAGAAGGTCTATTCCGTGTGAATATTGTCAGGAG AAGTTTGCACTTGTAA
- the LOC122656473 gene encoding B3 domain-containing protein Os01g0905400-like isoform X15, whose translation MGYKNDVCTECTKKCLLIHGKRESSPTVTSFFKVLVGDGFSEVLFIPPKFARTVSSMLGRKTYLEDSSGQRWSVKVSTIDGSLAFRQGWDEFASDHFLENGQFLVFTYIIGSHFVVQIYDKSGCEKLNFSQKLTSGGKKAKPKLCSDHLPSDGRKPVPMEAHFPMVDRGYMNEQGSSSTVPSSSNIEIIDSDDKDAEKTVMAAKCNSLCDISRERPKSDATVDCTEVPFYIIDRDFTTEQDETRTALFDLSNFEILRDQSGANRMENVSVAVGKETSSYRQGDPEKPQASVGEGTVHKDPVAVNESCGQASFDVSDLEVTEMECSAEVIDKVPSKFKKDSCCHHASLRPQIPSSGQPDEKKSGNPDMSKIVFGQYPLATRRNINDLGTKSVVKVKMEEAPLIGSSGSVPQIITKVPGCFGAPAALEGEKGKGLKVVKKEDGGMMKEANGKISKTSKEESGEKFSHGSKDKGSTYISVKTEPMDSDDFSSSDLIDFCDSVTAVTQSWLELPTVSVSWKGKLRMDRKLVLLRDPAMKVWAVLYHERPGFRVLTSGWEAFAKANNIQPGDTCIFGVESRSEGLFRVNIVRRSLHL comes from the exons atgGGTTACAAGAATGACGTATGCACGGAATGTACTAAAAAATGCTTGTTGATCCATGGAAAGAGAGAATCTTCTCCTACGGTTACTTCGTTCTTCAAAGTCTTGGTTGGTGATGGCTTCTCCGAAGTTCTG TTCATCCCTCCTAAATTTGCACGCACGGTTAGCTCCATGCTTGGTCGAAAAACTTATCTGGAAGACTCGAGTGGACAACGTTGGAGTGTCAAAGTATCCACTATTGATGGCTCCTTAGCTTTTCGACAAGGGTGGGATGAATTTGCATCAGATCATTTTCTGGAAAATGGGCAGTTTTTAGTATTCACTTACATTATTGGATCACACTTTGTGGTTCAAATATATGATAAAAGTGGATGTGAAAAGTTAAATTTCTCTCAGAAACTGACGAGTGGCGGGAAAAAGGCTAAGCCTAAGCTTTGCTCTGATCATTTGCCTTCAGATGGCAGAAAACCTGTTCCTATGGAGGCTCATTTTCCAATGGTTGATAGAGGTTATATGAATGAGCAGGGCTCAAGTTCAACAGTACCTTCTTCATCTAATATTGAAATAATTGACAGTGATGATAAAGATGCTGAGAAGACAGTGATGGCTGCTAAATGCAATTCTCTTTGTGATATTAGCCGAGAAAGACCTAAATCCGATGCAACAGTAGACTGCACAGAAGTTCCATTCTACATAATCGATAGAGACTTCACAACCGAACAAGATGAAACCAGGACTGCCCTTTTTGATTTGTCGAACTTTGAAATATTGAGAGACCAATCTGGGGCCAATCGAATGGAGAATGTGTCAGTTGCTGTTGGAAAGGAAACATCTTCCTATCGTCAGGGGGACCCAGAAAAACCTCAAGCCTCAGTTGGAGAAGGCACTGTACATAAAGATCCAGTGGCTGTTAATGAATCCTGTGGACAAGCTTCTTTTGATGTATCTGACTTGGAAGTGACTGAGATGGAATGCAGTGCTGAAGTTATAGACAAA GTGCcctcaaaattcaaaaaggaTTCCTGTTGCCACCATGCCTCTTTGCGACCCCAAATTCCATCTTCAGGGCAGCCTGATGAAAAGAAGAGCGGGAACCCTGATATGTCCAAGATTGTCTTTGGCCAATATCCTCTTGCTACGAGACGGAACATCAATGATTTGG gaaccaagtcagtggtTAAAGTCAAAATGGAAGAAGCTCCCCTTATCGGAAGCAGTGGAAGTGTTCCACAGATTATCACTAAAGTACCTGGGTGCTTTGGTGCTCCAGCTGCCTTGGAAGGAGAAAAGG GGAAAGGGCTGAAGGTAGTTAAGAAAGAGGATGGAGGAATGATGAAGGAAGCCAatg GGAAGATATCCAAGACAAGTAAAGAAGAGTCTGGGGAGAAATTTAGTCATGGTTCCAAAGACAAGGGAAGCACTTACATATCTGTGAAAACAGAACCAATGGATTCAGATGATTTCTCATCATCCGATTTGATCGATTTTTGCGATTCAGTGACGGCAGTAACTCAGTCTTGGCTT GAGTTGCCAACAGTTTCAGTTTCGTGGAAGGGGAAGTTAAGAATGGATAGGAAGTTAGTGCTCCTTCGTGATCCAGCCATGAAAGTGTGGGCAGTCCTCTATCACGAAAGACCTGGGTTCAGAGTCTTAACCAGCGGGTGGGAAGCTTTCGCCAAGGCAAACAACATTCAACCAGGAGATACATGCATTTTTGGAGTTGAAAGTCGATCAGAAGGTCTATTCCGTGTGAATATTGTCAGGAG AAGTTTGCACTTGTAA
- the LOC122656473 gene encoding B3 domain-containing protein Os01g0905400-like isoform X14 produces the protein MGYKNDVCTECTKKCLLIHGKRESSPTVTSFFKVLVGDGFSEVLFIPPKFARTVSSMLGRKTYLEDSSGQRWSVKVSTIDGSLAFRQGWDEFASDHFLENGQFLVFTYIIGSHFVVQIYDKSGCEKLNFSQKLTSGGKKAKPKLCSDHLPSDGRKPVPMEAHFPMVDRGYMNEQGSSSTVPSSSNIEIIDSDDKDAEKTVMAAKCNSLCDISRERPKSDATVDCTEVPFYIIDRDFTTEQDETRTALFDLSNFEILRDQSGANRMENVSVAVGKETSSYRQGDPEKPQASVGEGTVHKDPVAVNESCGQASFDVSDLEVTEMECSAEVIDKVPSKFKKDSCCHHASLRPQIPSSGQPDEKKSGNPDMSKIVFGQYPLATRRNINDLGTKSVVKVKMEEAPLIGSSGSVPQIITKVPGCFGAPAALEGEKGKGLKVVKKEDGGMMKEANVCLTGKISKTSKEESGEKFSHGSKDKGSTYISVKTEPMDSDDFSSSDLIDFCDSVTAVTQSWLELPTVSVSWKGKLRMDRKLVLLRDPAMKVWAVLYHERPGFRVLTSGWEAFAKANNIQPGDTCIFGVESRSEGLFRVNIVRRSLHL, from the exons atgGGTTACAAGAATGACGTATGCACGGAATGTACTAAAAAATGCTTGTTGATCCATGGAAAGAGAGAATCTTCTCCTACGGTTACTTCGTTCTTCAAAGTCTTGGTTGGTGATGGCTTCTCCGAAGTTCTG TTCATCCCTCCTAAATTTGCACGCACGGTTAGCTCCATGCTTGGTCGAAAAACTTATCTGGAAGACTCGAGTGGACAACGTTGGAGTGTCAAAGTATCCACTATTGATGGCTCCTTAGCTTTTCGACAAGGGTGGGATGAATTTGCATCAGATCATTTTCTGGAAAATGGGCAGTTTTTAGTATTCACTTACATTATTGGATCACACTTTGTGGTTCAAATATATGATAAAAGTGGATGTGAAAAGTTAAATTTCTCTCAGAAACTGACGAGTGGCGGGAAAAAGGCTAAGCCTAAGCTTTGCTCTGATCATTTGCCTTCAGATGGCAGAAAACCTGTTCCTATGGAGGCTCATTTTCCAATGGTTGATAGAGGTTATATGAATGAGCAGGGCTCAAGTTCAACAGTACCTTCTTCATCTAATATTGAAATAATTGACAGTGATGATAAAGATGCTGAGAAGACAGTGATGGCTGCTAAATGCAATTCTCTTTGTGATATTAGCCGAGAAAGACCTAAATCCGATGCAACAGTAGACTGCACAGAAGTTCCATTCTACATAATCGATAGAGACTTCACAACCGAACAAGATGAAACCAGGACTGCCCTTTTTGATTTGTCGAACTTTGAAATATTGAGAGACCAATCTGGGGCCAATCGAATGGAGAATGTGTCAGTTGCTGTTGGAAAGGAAACATCTTCCTATCGTCAGGGGGACCCAGAAAAACCTCAAGCCTCAGTTGGAGAAGGCACTGTACATAAAGATCCAGTGGCTGTTAATGAATCCTGTGGACAAGCTTCTTTTGATGTATCTGACTTGGAAGTGACTGAGATGGAATGCAGTGCTGAAGTTATAGACAAA GTGCcctcaaaattcaaaaaggaTTCCTGTTGCCACCATGCCTCTTTGCGACCCCAAATTCCATCTTCAGGGCAGCCTGATGAAAAGAAGAGCGGGAACCCTGATATGTCCAAGATTGTCTTTGGCCAATATCCTCTTGCTACGAGACGGAACATCAATGATTTGG gaaccaagtcagtggtTAAAGTCAAAATGGAAGAAGCTCCCCTTATCGGAAGCAGTGGAAGTGTTCCACAGATTATCACTAAAGTACCTGGGTGCTTTGGTGCTCCAGCTGCCTTGGAAGGAGAAAAGG GGAAAGGGCTGAAGGTAGTTAAGAAAGAGGATGGAGGAATGATGAAGGAAGCCAatg TGTGTTTGACAGGGAAGATATCCAAGACAAGTAAAGAAGAGTCTGGGGAGAAATTTAGTCATGGTTCCAAAGACAAGGGAAGCACTTACATATCTGTGAAAACAGAACCAATGGATTCAGATGATTTCTCATCATCCGATTTGATCGATTTTTGCGATTCAGTGACGGCAGTAACTCAGTCTTGGCTT GAGTTGCCAACAGTTTCAGTTTCGTGGAAGGGGAAGTTAAGAATGGATAGGAAGTTAGTGCTCCTTCGTGATCCAGCCATGAAAGTGTGGGCAGTCCTCTATCACGAAAGACCTGGGTTCAGAGTCTTAACCAGCGGGTGGGAAGCTTTCGCCAAGGCAAACAACATTCAACCAGGAGATACATGCATTTTTGGAGTTGAAAGTCGATCAGAAGGTCTATTCCGTGTGAATATTGTCAGGAG AAGTTTGCACTTGTAA